A single Anabas testudineus chromosome 10, fAnaTes1.2, whole genome shotgun sequence DNA region contains:
- the LOC113160885 gene encoding fibroblast growth factor 4-like yields MPSLRSKLPLLLYGILLCSFTPLPVISSKRQTTPSGGSLVQARSSSWDRREVSARDGEYLQGIKRLRRLYCNVGIGFHLQVLPNGKITGVHNENRYTLLEISPVERGVVTLFGLRSGLFVAMSTKGKLYGSGRYSDECQFKENLLANNYNAYESAAHPGMYIGLSKTGKTKRGNRVTPTMTMTHFLPRI; encoded by the exons ATGCCATCGTTAAGGTCCAAGCTCCCTCTGCTCCTGTATGGGATCCTCCTGTGCAGCTTTACTCCACTCCCAGTCATCAGCAGTAAGAGACAAACCACTCCGAGTGGTGGGTCACTGGTTCAAGCTAGGAGCAGCTCCTGGGACAGGAGGGAGGTATCAGCTAGGGATGGAGAATACCTGCAGGGAATAAAAAGACTGAGAAGGCTTTACTGTAATGTGGGCATCGGCTTCCACCTTCAGGTCTTACCAAACGGGAAGATCACAGGCGTGCATAATGAAAACAGATACA CACTTCTAGAGATTTCGCCGGTGGAGAGAGGAGTGGTGACTCTGTTCGGGCTAAGAAGCGGCCTGTTCGTTGCCATGAGCACCAAAGGAAAACTCTACGGCTCG GGCCGCTACAGTGATGAATGTCAGTTCAAGGAGAACCTCCTGGCCAACAACTATAATGCCTATGAATCAGCTGCCCACCCTGGCATGTACATAGGCCTCAGCAAGACCGGCAAAACCAAGAGAGGCAACCGTGTCACACCCACCATGACCATGACACACTTCCTTCCCAGAATATGA
- the LOC113160578 gene encoding saxitoxin and tetrodotoxin-binding protein 1-like gives MCFLTKVSVVTLLLSLTVVAETPDECVHQNTALSDADLQMIFGKWILHEAYALSSQDYFSQVLKIINSSQTEFIPSGNQDTVIFKQTTMRDDTCTRFLVNFTVVGNKIQYKSTARNYTSEGEFLKTCDDCLLMRYTTVMGNGEKGTFLLFYKKTETLSQADQEKVKQQSKCLGFLQPPEFIYKQAELCAEESDATKPKEPVQ, from the exons ATGTGCTTCCTGACCAAGGTGTCTGTTGTGACTCTGCTGCTAAGCCTGACTGTAGTCGCTGAGACTCCTGACGAGTGTGTCCATCAGAACACGGCCCTCTCAGATGCGGATCTGCAAATG ATCTTTGGGAAATGGATCCTGCATGAGGCCTATGCTTTGAGCAGCCAAGATTACTTCAGCCAAGTACTGAAAATCATCAACAGCTCCCAGACTGAATTTATCCCTTCAGGCAACCAAGACACCGTCATTTTCAAACAGACAACCATGAG GGATGACACATGCACCCGATTTTTAGTCAACTTTACTGTAGTTGGAAATAAAATCCAATACAAGTCTACAG CTCGTAACTACACATCTGAAGGCGAATTCCTGAAGACCTGTGATGACTGTCTGTTGATGCGCTACACCACTGTTATGGGGAATGGAGAAAAGGGCACTTTTCTGCTGTTCTATA aaaagacagagacattGTCACAGGCAGATCAAGAGAAGGTCAAGCAGCAGTCCAAGTGTCTGGGCTTCCTGCAGCCTCCAGAGTTCATCTATAAGCAAGCAG AGCTGTGTGCTGAGGAGAGTGATGCCACCAAACCCAAAGAACCAGTACAATAA
- the rab33ba gene encoding RAB33B, member RAS oncogene family a, translated as MAESGSSVEFSGSLTSSTLPPPRTRIFKIIVIGDSGVGKTCLTYRFCAGKFPEKTEATIGVDFRERLVEIDGEKIKIQLWDTAGQERFRKSMVQHYYRNVHAVVFVYDVTNATSFQSLPAWIEECKQHALGTEVPRILVGNKCDLQDSIQVGTDVAQQFADTHSMPLFETSAKNPNSQGDGSCSGGNSDHVEAIFMTVAHKLKSQKPLVLSQPPEGSGGTINLSRGGSDGVDGTRSWGCSSC; from the exons ATGGCGGAGAGCGGCTCGTCGGTTGAATTCTCCGGCTCTCTGACGAGCTCGACTCTTCCGCCGCCCAGGACCCGCATCTTCAAGATCATCGTGATCGGGGATTCGGGGGTCGGAAAGACCTGCCTCACCTACCGCTTCTGCGCCGGCAAGTTCCCCGAGAAAACCGAGGCCACGATCGGGGTGGACTTCAGGGAGAGGCTGGTGGAGATCGACGGCGAGAAGATCAAG ATCCAGCTGTGGGATACTGCAGGCCAGGAGCGCTTCAGGAAGTCCATGGTGCAGCACTACTACCGCAACGTGCACGCTGTCGTCTTCGTCTACGACGTAACTAACGCCACTAGCTTTCAGAGCCTCCCAGCCTGGATTGAGGAGTGCAAGCAGCACGCTCTGGGCACTGAGGTCCCCAGGATCTTAGTTGGTAACAAATGTGACCTCCAAGACTCCATCCAGGTGGGCACAGATGTGGCACAACAGTTTGCAGACACCCACTCCATGCCTCTGTTTGAGACTTCTGCAAAAAACCCAAACAGCCAAGGAGATGGAAGCTGCAGCGGGGGGAACAGTGACCACGTTGAGGCTATTTTTATGACGGTGGCCCACAAGTTGAAGTCTCAGAAGCCTTTGGTGTTGAGCCAGCCTCCAGAGGGATCAGGGGGCACCATCAATTTGAGCAGGGGGGGGAGTGATGGAGTTGATGGGACGAGGAGCTGGGGGTGCAGCAGCTGCTAA
- the immt gene encoding MICOS complex subunit MIC60, with product MLRACLRGANVTARRNCGRTPLTNLQHCRQYTSGGSSGAAAKVVGAGLLTVGGGVGGTILYAKWDHKFRAAVESNVPYADWLLGLALGPASQDHGLPIRKQSELAQPPSMLEKQVKASKAKSEKKVKEEAGSSTKESHVPAQPARSIEEASVEATHIISAISEVQSVPAPCDTEAAAVKEECKECHEHKDPVAAAVHHDTEALKERPVEEVAARLAQQDRDEHDIVTTVSASLEDSLASSAKATLQAIGAQEAALQAITRHTQKLKEAMEAEVPAQEKSSQWKDLDVALADRTSAVNEAGSALSKANEALDSLKSVIDKSKGLKVSAVRPLVLAAEENLHNMMVDLDKVVTKVHSAESEAKIVSQYTELVNEAKQQFQREVSSLTPEIQANWKGLTGKLSADDLNALIAHAHRRIDQLNRELAEQRVREQIHIDAALEQQKKEDQKTLEKAVNTSLQHIKEEARLEQEKKLAELREVMEAEMRTQLRRQAAAHTDHVRDVLKVQEQEMRAEAEQVLSSKMLEVETRYRQLSQEQLDNFTLDMNSAYARLKGIEEAIDSHVVAEEEARKSHQLWLSVEALSYTLKTADADLPTMPLEGAAQAVRDSCQGNDFALALASALPEESLQRGVYSEASLRARFNSLRSLARRVALIDESHNSLYQYFLSYLQAALLFEAKQEAPPTQLGNEDLDTFKLLSYASYCLEHGDLELAAKLVNQLRGEARRVAQDWLTEARLTLETRQIVSLLSAYANAVGLGTTQAP from the exons ATGCTGAGGGCTTGTCTGAGAGGAGCTAATGTCACAGCCCGG AGGAACTGTGGGAGAACCCCTCTAACCAATTTGCAGCACTGCCGACAGTATACCTCTGGAGGAAGCAG TGGTGCTGCTGCCAAAGTGGTTGGTGCCGGCTTGCTCACAGTAGGTGGAGGCGTTGGAGGTACGATACTCTATGCCAAATGGGACCACAAGTTCAGAGCAGCTGTAGAGAGCAATGTTCCATATGCGGACTGGCTGCTGGGTCTGGCTTTGGGTCCTGCTTCTCAAGATCATGGCCTCCCCATCAGAAAGCAG TCCGAGTTGGCCCAGCCTCCATCCATGCTGGAGAAACAGGTGAAGGCATCTAAAGCCAAGTCAGAGAAAAAGGTAAAGGAGGAAGCAGGAAGTTCCACCAAAGAGAGTCATGTCCCAGCCCAGCCTGCACGGAGCATCGAGG AAGCTTCAGTCGAGGCAACTCATATCATCTCAGCCATCAGTGAGGTCCAGTCAGTCCCTGCTCCGTGTgacacagaggcagcagcagtcaAAG AGGAGTGCAAAGAGTGCCATGAACATAAGGACCCAGTGGCTGCAGCAGTTCACCATGATACAGAAGCACTGAAAGAGCGGCCAGTAGAGGAAGTGGCTGCCAGGCTGGCTCAACAAGACCGAGATGAACACGACATTGTAACAA CCGTATCAGCCAGTCTTGAGGACTCGCTGGCCAGCTCAGCTAAAGCAACACTGCAGGCTATTGGGGCTCAGGAGGCAGCCCTGCAGGCTATCACACGGCACACACAGAAGCTGAAGGAGGCGATGGAAGCTGAG GTTCCAGCTCAGGAGAAATCATCCCAGTGGAAGGATCTGGATGTGGCTCTTGCTGATAGAACCTCAGCTGTGAATGAAGCTGGAAGTGCCCTATCGAAAGCCAA TGAAGCCTTGGACAGTTTGAAGTCAGTGATTGACAAGTCTAAAGGGCTGAAGGTCTCGGCTGTTCGTCCACTGGTTTTAGCAGCAGAGGAGAATCTCCATAACATGATGGTGGACTTGGACAAAGTGGTTACTAAG GTGCATTCTGCAGAGTCCGAAGCTAAGATTGTCTCCCAGTACACTGAACTGGTTAATGAAGCAAAACAACAGTTCCAGAGGGAAGTAAGCAGCCTTACTCCAGAGATCCAGGCCAACTGGAAGGGGCTca CTGGTAAACTGTCAGCGGACGACCTGAACGCCCTTATTGCCCACGCACACCGTCGCATCGACCAGCTGAACCGAGAATTGGCCGAGCAGAGAGTCAGAGAGCAGATCCACATTGACGCAGCACTGGAACAGCAGAAAAAGGAGGACCAGAAAACCCTGGAGAAAGCTGTCAACACCAGCCTACAGCACATCAAGGAGGAGGCCCGcctggagcaggagaagaag ctGGCTGAGTTAAGGGAAGTGATGGAGGCAGAGATGAGGACTCAGCTGCGGCGTCAGGCAGCGGCTCATACAGACCATGTCCGAGATGTTCTCAAAGTCCAGGAGCAGGAGATGAGAGCTGAGGCTGAGCAG GTCTTGAGCAGTAAGATGCTGGAGGTGGAGACGCGCTACCGTCAGTTGAGCCAGGAACAGCTGGATAACTTCACTCTGGACATGAACTCGGCCTACGCAAGACTGAAGGGGATAGAGGAGGCCATAGACA GCCATGTGGTAGCAGAGGAGGAGGCCCGTAAATCTCACCAGCTGTGGCTCTCCGTGGAGGCTCTCAGCTACACTCTAAAGACTGCTGACGCCGATTTGCCGACCATGCCTCTGGAGGGCGCTGCCCAGGCTGTGCGCGACAGCTGCCAGGGCAATGATTTCGCCCTGGCTCTAGCATCAGCTCTCCCAGAAGAATCCCTGCAGCGCGGTGTGTACAGCGAGGCCTCCCTCCGCGCCCGCTTCAACTCGTTACGATCGCTGGCTCGCCGGGTCGCCCTCATCGATGAATCTCACAACTCCCTGTACCAGTATTTCTTGTCCTACCTGCAAGCTGCACTGTTGTTCGAGGCTAAGCAGGAAGCCCCGCCCACCCAGCTGGGAAATGAGGATTTAGACACGTTCAAGCTTCTGTCATATGCTAGTTACTGCTTGGAGCATGGTGATCTGGAGTTAGCAGCTAAACTGGTGAACCAGTTGAGAGGAGAGGCCAGGAGAGTGGCCCAGGACTGGCTGACTGAAGCCAGACTCACACTGGAAACCAGACAGATCGTTAGTTTGTTGTCTGCTTATGCAAATGCTGTGGGGTTAGGAACTACTCAGGCTCCGTAG